In bacterium, a single window of DNA contains:
- the macA gene encoding Macrolide export protein MacA — MDARRALLPLIPLALLLLLGAQCGKPKTTYKAEDYAPADRGDLALIVKSTGTIEPKDITRLKSEASGKILSLNAEPGQRVTAGEVIAVLDQWRSELQRDRTQVQVAQASHNLAELKRGASVQQIRNAETAVEQALLQLDQAEREAERLQRLYDQGFAAERDLEQADRAVESAHISLNKARKDLEQVRLQGNPDAIRSAELALQQAQVLLREANRELGNAALASPITGTILEKFVSEGDTVIGTNNSFGEGTTLVTLADLASVQVRTSVDEVDIGRVAIGQQAEVTVDSYPGETFAGTVTNIYPQGVPSAGVTSFIVIVDVPNDAGKLLANMTATVNITAQTVTNVVLVPFESIRSDKQGNPVVFVPGEEFAPKERSVQLGATDFAKVEIIRGLEAGEQVMVTNLPQEAKVALNAGAEFD, encoded by the coding sequence ATGGATGCTCGACGGGCACTTCTGCCATTGATCCCCCTCGCGCTGCTGCTCCTGCTGGGAGCGCAGTGCGGCAAACCCAAAACCACCTATAAAGCGGAAGACTACGCTCCGGCCGACCGGGGTGATCTGGCGCTCATCGTGAAATCGACCGGCACCATTGAGCCGAAAGACATCACGCGCCTGAAGTCGGAGGCTTCGGGGAAAATCCTCTCCCTCAACGCCGAGCCGGGGCAGCGGGTGACCGCTGGCGAGGTGATCGCGGTGCTCGATCAGTGGCGCTCCGAGCTCCAGCGGGACCGCACACAGGTACAGGTGGCCCAGGCCTCCCACAACCTCGCCGAACTGAAGCGCGGGGCCTCGGTGCAGCAGATTCGCAACGCCGAAACCGCGGTGGAGCAGGCACTCCTGCAACTCGACCAGGCAGAGCGGGAAGCCGAGCGACTGCAGCGTCTGTATGACCAGGGATTCGCGGCAGAGCGGGACCTGGAGCAGGCTGATCGGGCAGTGGAATCGGCGCACATCTCACTGAATAAAGCCCGGAAGGACCTGGAGCAGGTCCGGTTACAGGGGAATCCGGATGCCATCCGGAGTGCCGAACTGGCGCTCCAGCAGGCGCAGGTGCTGTTGCGTGAAGCGAATCGCGAGCTGGGCAACGCCGCACTGGCGAGTCCGATCACCGGCACCATCCTGGAAAAATTTGTCTCCGAAGGCGACACCGTCATCGGGACGAACAACAGTTTCGGCGAGGGCACGACCCTGGTCACCCTCGCGGATCTCGCGTCCGTCCAGGTCCGGACGAGTGTCGATGAGGTCGACATCGGGCGGGTCGCGATTGGTCAGCAAGCCGAGGTCACCGTCGATTCGTACCCCGGTGAAACCTTTGCCGGTACCGTGACCAACATCTATCCGCAGGGTGTCCCCTCGGCCGGCGTCACCAGCTTTATCGTCATCGTCGATGTGCCTAACGATGCCGGCAAGCTCCTTGCCAACATGACCGCAACTGTCAATATCACCGCCCAGACCGTCACCAACGTGGTGCTGGTCCCCTTCGAGAGTATCCGCTCTGATAAACAGGGGAATCCCGTGGTTTTTGTGCCGGGTGAGGAGTTCGCACCGAAGGAACGTAGCGTCCAGTTAGGCGCGACCGACTTCGCGAAGGTCGAGATCATCCGGGGCCTGGAAGCCGGTGAGCAGGTGATGGTGACCAACCTGCCGCAGGAAGCCAAAGTCGCGCTGAACGCCGGAGCGGAGTTCGACTAG
- the macB_3 gene encoding Macrolide export ATP-binding/permease protein MacB gives MITLYLNAARIAFRNLFVNKVRSALTLLGMFIGVMAVISIVSLGEGIKAYFAKEIGELGADRMFVVPQPPQREGVNRALIQSRPFKVEQIKALERSATTIAEIEASPNFVQVTFKYGTNSFPGQVAGGSERYLPLNNYVIAKGRNMTRGEALASERVIILGNEVAKEIFPAYEDPIGKTIRVNEQPFVVIGVLNRKGATGGAPQIDKQGVAPTGAVLSRITGNDELFWIDMRIKPGVEMKDAEAEVTALLRKIRRIPDPTKDDFQMIFPTTFLEFGNTFINVLVTVFGVISAISLLVGGIGISNIMLVAVTERTREIGLRKALGAPPSAILSQFLIEAVVLTLTGGLLGMAGGYLASFGLVPILRQFLADQFNPSIPVAVSIATLAITALIGIAFGMVPAIRASKLDPIEALRYE, from the coding sequence GTGATCACCCTCTATCTCAACGCCGCGCGGATCGCCTTTCGCAACCTGTTTGTGAACAAGGTGCGATCGGCCCTCACATTGCTGGGGATGTTCATCGGCGTGATGGCTGTGATCTCCATCGTCTCGCTGGGCGAAGGAATCAAGGCGTATTTCGCGAAGGAGATCGGCGAGCTCGGGGCAGACCGGATGTTCGTGGTCCCGCAGCCGCCACAACGCGAGGGGGTCAACCGGGCGCTGATTCAGTCCCGGCCATTCAAGGTGGAGCAGATTAAAGCTCTGGAGCGGTCAGCCACCACTATCGCCGAAATCGAAGCCAGCCCCAACTTCGTCCAGGTTACCTTCAAGTACGGCACCAACTCTTTTCCGGGACAAGTGGCGGGCGGTTCCGAACGGTATCTCCCGCTGAACAACTATGTCATAGCGAAAGGGCGCAACATGACCCGGGGCGAAGCCCTGGCGAGCGAGCGCGTGATCATCCTGGGGAATGAGGTGGCGAAAGAGATCTTCCCCGCTTATGAGGACCCCATTGGCAAGACCATCCGCGTTAATGAGCAGCCCTTTGTGGTCATCGGCGTGCTCAACCGCAAAGGGGCGACCGGCGGTGCGCCACAAATCGACAAGCAGGGAGTGGCCCCTACCGGCGCGGTCCTGAGCCGCATTACCGGCAACGATGAGCTCTTCTGGATCGACATGCGGATCAAGCCCGGGGTCGAGATGAAAGACGCGGAAGCAGAAGTGACCGCCCTGCTCCGGAAAATTCGCCGCATTCCCGATCCCACCAAAGATGACTTCCAGATGATCTTCCCGACCACCTTCCTGGAGTTCGGGAACACCTTCATCAATGTGCTGGTGACGGTCTTCGGGGTCATCAGCGCGATCTCGTTGCTGGTAGGCGGTATCGGCATCAGCAACATCATGCTGGTTGCTGTGACCGAACGGACCCGGGAGATTGGGCTGCGCAAAGCGCTGGGGGCACCGCCGAGCGCGATCCTGAGCCAGTTCCTCATCGAGGCAGTCGTCCTCACCCTGACCGGCGGACTCCTCGGCATGGCGGGGGGCTACCTGGCGTCTTTCGGGCTGGTCCCAATCCTCCGGCAGTTCCTGGCGGACCAGTTCAATCCTTCTATTCCGGTGGCGGTCTCGATCGCGACGCTGGCCATCACGGCACTCATTGGCATTGCGTTCGGCATGGTCCCCGCCATTCGGGCCTCGAAGCTCGACCCCATCGAAGCGTTGCGGTACGAGTGA
- the macB_4 gene encoding Macrolide export ATP-binding/permease protein MacB, which translates to MLTTLPIAVRLAVQNLWLNRARSILTTMGVFIGVAAVVCIISLGEGVKSYFTRELAKYGSDTIYLVPFAPKVEGKIRSRRPVPFDNDTTAALQRYATTVYEIQPGLQKSGVAKRNENNYACSLYGGTQDLLRANNLTLRSGRNLTPLDINGRERVAILGHKVRKALFAEFEDPVGQTVRFNGLPFLVIGTLEEKGQLGQSEDVDGAIYAPYTTVQTYVNGDDKVLYYYMKMKPGVTREMVQLDLQPILRAQRKITDPTKDNYQFLVLDDFLEFSNNFLNVLVAVFGAVAAIALLVGGVGLMNIMLVAVAERTREIGLRKALGAPDQAILIQFLTEAVILTGSGGVGGLLAGYGLGAALTPFLEQAFGKGVRPEVPWLYAIIIVLITCAIGIIFGVYPAAKASKMDPIRALRFD; encoded by the coding sequence ATGCTAACCACCCTTCCCATCGCGGTCCGGCTCGCCGTTCAGAATCTCTGGCTGAACCGGGCGCGTAGCATCCTCACGACCATGGGGGTGTTCATCGGCGTAGCCGCGGTGGTCTGCATCATCAGTCTGGGGGAAGGGGTGAAGTCGTATTTCACCCGGGAGCTGGCGAAGTACGGCAGCGACACCATCTATCTGGTCCCCTTCGCGCCGAAGGTGGAAGGCAAAATCCGCAGCCGGCGTCCGGTCCCCTTTGACAACGACACCACCGCCGCCCTGCAGCGCTACGCCACCACGGTCTATGAGATCCAGCCCGGCCTCCAGAAGAGTGGGGTCGCCAAGCGGAATGAAAACAACTACGCCTGTTCGCTCTACGGCGGCACGCAGGACCTGTTGCGGGCCAACAACCTGACCCTTCGGAGTGGCCGGAATCTGACCCCCCTGGACATCAACGGTCGGGAACGGGTTGCGATCCTGGGGCACAAGGTCCGCAAGGCCCTCTTCGCGGAGTTCGAGGACCCGGTCGGGCAGACGGTTCGGTTTAACGGCCTGCCGTTTCTGGTCATCGGGACCCTGGAAGAAAAGGGGCAACTGGGGCAGTCTGAGGATGTCGATGGCGCGATCTACGCGCCGTACACCACGGTCCAGACCTACGTCAACGGCGACGACAAGGTGCTGTACTACTACATGAAGATGAAGCCGGGTGTTACCCGGGAGATGGTGCAGCTCGACCTGCAGCCAATCCTGCGGGCCCAGCGCAAAATCACCGACCCCACCAAAGACAACTACCAATTTCTGGTCCTGGATGACTTTCTGGAGTTCAGCAACAATTTCCTGAACGTCCTGGTGGCAGTATTCGGCGCAGTCGCGGCGATCGCCCTGCTGGTGGGGGGAGTTGGGCTGATGAACATCATGCTGGTGGCGGTCGCGGAGCGGACCCGGGAGATCGGCCTGCGCAAAGCGCTGGGTGCTCCGGACCAGGCGATTCTGATCCAGTTCCTGACTGAGGCGGTCATCCTCACTGGGAGCGGCGGAGTCGGTGGCCTGCTCGCCGGATATGGCCTCGGGGCCGCACTCACACCCTTTCTCGAGCAGGCCTTTGGCAAAGGAGTCCGTCCGGAAGTCCCCTGGCTCTACGCCATCATCATTGTGCTGATTACCTGTGCCATCGGCATCATCTTCGGGGTCTACCCGGCGGCGAAGGCCAGCAAGATGGACCCCATTCGCGCCCTTCGCTTCGATTAG
- the macB_5 gene encoding Macrolide export ATP-binding/permease protein MacB, giving the protein MRIDLLFRTAFLEAHHHLTHQRARSWLTILGIAVGVGAVIAIVGLGAGTERLFRQEMLSFGTNLGFVLPYAPQIPGRPRSTEVVPFTYRELEALRQHATTLASVEPHSRMRGLAKVGGRQYPCQLIGTSASAFRMYRYTTVRGRFFGEADVAAGSSVAVLGPKVYQQLFEPWEDPVGQRLRFNEVSLTIIGVAGDGSFSTALDEDMAVFIPHTTYRSRFTHKDAITYLQLELRPGVTLEAARQDVSRVLRPLRKITDPSRDNFQVLDMAFMLSFVEDILRAITLVFAVVAGIALVVGGVGLMNVLLVSVAQRTREIGLRKAAGATDFSILLQFMTEALILTTTGGILGILLGWSASLLIIPLTEPTLNVPLVPVLSWQAIGIAWLVMTGVGLAFGIYPAWSAAKLDPITAIQSG; this is encoded by the coding sequence GTGCGAATCGACCTGCTCTTCCGGACCGCCTTCCTCGAAGCCCATCACCACCTGACGCATCAGCGTGCCCGGAGTTGGCTCACGATTCTCGGCATCGCCGTCGGGGTTGGTGCGGTCATTGCGATTGTCGGACTGGGGGCCGGGACCGAACGCCTGTTCCGGCAGGAGATGCTCTCATTTGGAACCAACCTCGGATTTGTGCTGCCGTATGCCCCGCAGATTCCCGGTCGGCCCCGGAGTACCGAGGTAGTCCCCTTCACCTACCGGGAGCTGGAAGCGCTCCGACAGCACGCCACCACCCTGGCCTCAGTGGAGCCGCACAGCCGGATGCGTGGACTGGCGAAAGTCGGCGGACGTCAGTATCCCTGCCAGCTCATTGGCACCTCGGCCTCGGCTTTTCGTATGTATCGCTACACGACCGTGCGGGGTCGGTTTTTCGGGGAAGCGGATGTCGCCGCCGGCAGCAGTGTCGCGGTGCTGGGTCCGAAGGTCTATCAGCAATTGTTCGAGCCCTGGGAAGATCCGGTCGGCCAGCGCCTTCGTTTCAATGAGGTTTCGCTGACCATCATCGGAGTCGCGGGAGATGGCAGCTTCTCAACAGCGCTCGATGAAGATATGGCGGTCTTTATCCCCCACACCACCTACCGGTCCCGCTTTACCCACAAAGACGCCATCACCTATCTGCAACTGGAACTGCGCCCGGGCGTCACACTGGAAGCAGCGCGACAGGATGTCAGCCGTGTTCTGCGACCGTTACGCAAAATCACCGATCCCTCCCGGGACAACTTTCAGGTGCTGGACATGGCTTTCATGCTCAGCTTCGTGGAAGACATCCTGCGAGCGATTACCCTGGTCTTCGCGGTGGTCGCCGGGATCGCGCTGGTGGTGGGAGGGGTCGGGCTCATGAATGTGCTGCTGGTCTCGGTGGCACAACGGACCCGGGAAATCGGACTCCGCAAAGCCGCCGGTGCAACCGACTTCTCGATCCTGCTCCAGTTCATGACCGAGGCCCTGATCCTCACCACGACCGGCGGCATCCTGGGGATCCTCCTGGGCTGGAGCGCCAGCCTCCTCATCATCCCGCTGACGGAGCCGACCCTGAATGTGCCTCTGGTGCCGGTGTTGTCGTGGCAGGCTATCGGCATCGCCTGGTTGGTCATGACTGGGGTCGGGTTGGCTTTCGGAATCTATCCGGCCTGGAGTGCCGCGAAGCTCGACCCCATCACTGCCATACAGTCCGGCTAG
- the yknY_1 gene encoding putative ABC transporter ATP-binding protein YknY, with protein MATREHPLIEVRDLHKVFKMGEHEVRALNGVSFQIFEGEMVAIMGPSGSGKSTLMNILGCLDRPTNGAYFLNEREVSSLGANALARVRNKEIGFVFQSFNLLARTSALENVELPLIYAGTPHRRKRAMGALERVGLGDRVHHKPNELSGGQQQRVAIARAIVNEPTMILADEPTGNLDTRNSYEIMMLFQELNEQGRTIVIVTHEPDIAKMCKRVLHFRDGLLDQDYQVTSRVRASDALEEWKAQRAAADAAQAERQALGSTA; from the coding sequence ATGGCAACCCGTGAACATCCCCTGATCGAAGTCCGGGACCTCCACAAGGTCTTCAAAATGGGTGAGCATGAGGTCCGTGCCCTGAACGGTGTGAGCTTCCAGATTTTCGAAGGCGAGATGGTTGCCATCATGGGCCCCTCAGGATCGGGGAAGTCGACCCTCATGAACATCCTGGGCTGCCTGGATCGCCCCACCAACGGGGCCTATTTTCTGAATGAGCGGGAAGTGTCGAGCCTCGGTGCCAATGCCCTGGCCCGGGTCCGGAACAAGGAAATTGGGTTCGTCTTCCAGTCCTTCAATCTGCTGGCCCGCACCAGCGCCCTGGAGAATGTCGAACTCCCACTGATCTACGCCGGGACTCCACATCGACGGAAACGGGCCATGGGAGCCCTGGAACGTGTGGGGCTCGGGGACCGGGTGCATCACAAACCGAACGAGCTTTCCGGTGGGCAGCAGCAGCGGGTCGCTATCGCCCGGGCGATTGTCAATGAGCCGACCATGATCCTCGCCGACGAGCCGACCGGCAACCTCGACACCCGGAACTCCTACGAAATCATGATGCTTTTCCAGGAGCTCAACGAACAGGGACGCACCATCGTCATCGTGACTCACGAACCGGACATCGCGAAAATGTGCAAGCGGGTCCTGCACTTCCGTGATGGTCTGCTGGATCAGGACTACCAGGTCACGAGCCGGGTCCGGGCCTCCGACGCCCTGGAAGAGTGGAAAGCGCAGCGGGCCGCGGCCGATGCTGCCCAGGCGGAGCGGCAAGCCCTTGGCTCGACGGCCTGA
- the rpe gene encoding Ribulose-phosphate 3-epimerase: MMPGMSMLRLAPSLLAADQTNLQAAVDACAAAGIQVLHLDVMDGHYVPNLTFGPKVAVDLARYITAREYEMHLDVHLMVTDPDRFVPAFAEARPAWITIHAEAPIHPLRTLQLIRDHGCGAGISLNPGTPLSALEELLDLTDLILLMSVNPGFAGQRFIESSLDKIARCRTLLEHRQSLAILEVDGGIGVANLSQVVAAGARMLVVGNAAFDEREGRTMAGNLAALQASLRQCQI; encoded by the coding sequence ATGATGCCGGGTATGTCCATGCTCCGACTGGCTCCGAGCTTGCTGGCTGCCGACCAGACCAATCTGCAGGCGGCAGTGGACGCCTGCGCAGCAGCAGGGATCCAGGTGCTCCATCTGGATGTCATGGATGGGCACTATGTGCCGAATCTCACCTTCGGTCCGAAAGTCGCGGTGGACCTCGCCCGGTACATCACCGCCCGCGAGTATGAAATGCACCTCGATGTGCACCTGATGGTGACTGATCCCGATCGCTTTGTCCCCGCCTTTGCGGAAGCACGTCCGGCCTGGATCACGATTCACGCGGAAGCGCCGATACATCCGTTGCGGACGCTGCAGCTCATCCGGGATCACGGGTGCGGTGCCGGGATTTCGCTGAATCCTGGGACACCGCTGTCCGCGCTTGAAGAACTCCTCGACCTCACCGATCTCATCCTGCTGATGAGTGTGAACCCTGGATTCGCTGGCCAACGCTTCATCGAGTCGAGCCTGGACAAAATCGCCCGCTGTCGCACGTTGCTGGAGCACCGTCAGTCATTGGCCATCCTCGAAGTCGATGGCGGCATCGGAGTCGCGAATCTGTCGCAGGTCGTGGCAGCAGGTGCCCGGATGCTGGTGGTCGGAAACGCCGCGTTCGATGAGCGGGAAGGTCGGACCATGGCCGGGAATCTGGCGGCGTTGCAGGCCAGCCTGAGGCAGTGTCAGATTTGA